The region CGATCCTGTATCGTGTCATAGCACTTCTTGTTATAGCTGCTGTTGCTGCCTATGTGGGCTTGCAGACAGCAAAGGGCAAGTCGTTCTCTGTCTTGGTGAAGGAAGCTCGTACTGAGATTCGTAAAGTCGTATGGCCAACTCGCCAAGAAACTACGCAGACTACGTTGATCGTGGTGGCTGTTGTTCTTGTTATGGCGTTGCTGTTGTGGGGTTTAGATTCCCTGCTCGGCTGGCTCGTTTCCTTGATTGTTGGCTAAGGGTGTCCCGTGGCTAAGCGTTGGTACGTAGTGCATGCTTATTCGGGTTACGAAAAGCATGTTATGCGCTCTTTGATTGAGCGTATTAAGCTGGCAGGCATGGAAGATGGCTTCGGCGAAATTCTGGTTCCCACTGAAGAAGTGGTTGAAATGCGTAATGGCCAGAAACGCAAAAGCGAACGCAAGTTCTTCCCTGGCTATGTGCTGGTACAGATGGACATGAGCGAAGGGACTTGGCACTTGGTCAAGGATACCCCTCGCGTAATGGGCTTTATTGGTGGTACTGCCGACAAGCCGGCGCCGATCACTGATAAAGAGGCGGAAGCGATTCTGCGTCGTGTTGCTGATGGTAGCGACAAGCCCAAGCCGAAAACGCTGTTCGAGCCAGGTGAAGTTGTTCGTGTCACCGACGGTCCGTTCGCTGATTTCAATGGCACTGTTGAAGAAGTTAACTACGAAAAGAGCCGTATCCAAGTGGCAGTGCTCATTTTCGGTCGCTCTACTCCGGTAGAGCTAGAGTTTAGCCAGGTCGAAAAGGTCTAGCTGAACACGAATCCCAACCCCATGGCTTCGGCTGTGGGGTTTTGTCGTCACTGGGATAAACGCGCAAGTAACCGGGGAGCCTTTCTAGGCGTTTGAACCCGTAATTGGAGTGCCTCATGGCCAAGAAGATTACCGCTTACATCAAGCTGCAAGTGAAGGCCGCTCAGGCCAACCCAAGCCCACCTGTCGGCCCTGCTCTGGGTCAACATGGTGTGAACATCATGGAGTTCTGCAAAGCTTTCAACGCCCGTACTCAGGGTATTGAGCCAGGCCTGCCGACTCCTGTGATCATCACTGTTTACAGTGACCGCAGCTTCACTTTCGAAACTAAAAGCACCCCTGCAGCAGTACTGCTGAAGAAGGCTGCCGGTTTGACTAGCGGTTCCGCTCGTCCAAACACCGTTAAGGTTGGCACTATTACCCGTGCTCAGCTGGAAGAAATCGCGAAAACCAAAAACGCGGATCTGACTGCAGCTGATATGGATGCAGCCGTGCGTACCATCGCCGGTTCTGCTCGTAGCATGGGCCTTAACGTGGAGGGTGTGTAATGGCTAAGCTGACCAAGCGTCAAAAGGCAATCGCCGGCAAAATTGAAGCTGGCAAGTCTTACAACTTTGTAGACGCTGCTGCTTTGCTGGCTGAGCTGTCCACTGTCAAGTTCAGCGAGTCTTTTGACATCGCCGTTAACCTGGGTGTAGACCCACGTAAATCTGACCAGGTTGTTCGTAGCGCTACTGTGCTGCCACACGGCACTGGCAAGACTGTACGTGTAGCTGTGTTCACCCAGGGTCCAGCTGCTGAAGCTGCTCTGGCTGCCGGCGCTGATCGCGTTGGTATGGACGACCTGGCTGCCGAAATGAAAGGCGGCGATCTGAACTACGACGTCGTTATTGCATCCCCGGACGCAATGCGTGTTGTTGGTCAGTTGGGTCAGATCCTCGGCCCACGTGGCCTGATGCCTAACCCTAAGGTTGGTACCGTAACTCCGGACGTAGCTACTGCAGTCAAGAATGCAAAGGCTGGTCAGGTTCGTTATCGCACTGACAAAAACGGTATCATCCACACTTCCGTTGGCAAGATCGGCTTCGATGCCGTGAAGCTGAAGGAAAACGTTGAAGCCCTGATCGCTGATCTGAAGCGTATCAAGCCAGCTTCTTCGAAAGGTATTTATGTTAAGCGCGTTACCCTGAGCACCACTATGGGCCCAGGCCTGGTCATCGACCAGGGTTCCTTGGACGCGTAAGACAAATTGGCGCGTGTTAATGCGCCAATGAAAGATTGGGGTCCCTGCCTGGCGGGGGCTATCCAAGACCGTAGGCGACGCAAGTCTTAAACCTCAAGCCTACGCAGATGGTGCTCCCGGTTCCTTACCGAATCAGACACCAAAACGACATCCAGCTTCGGCAGGATGAAACGGTAACAAGCAGGAGTTAAACCCGTGGCAATTAAACTCGAAGACAAGAAGGCCATCGTCGCTGAAGTCAACGAGGCTGCCAAAGTTGCCCTGTCCGCTGTTGTGGCTGATGCCCGCGGTGTGACAGTAAGCGCTATGACCGGACTCCGTAAAGAGGCCCGTGAAGCTGGCGTTTACGTACGTGTTGTACGTAACACCCTGCTCAAGCGCGCTGTTGCTGACACTGATTACAGTGTTCTCAACGACGTGTTCACTGGCCCGACCTTGATCGCATTCTCCAACGAACATCCAGGCGCTGCTGCCCGTTTGTTCAAAGAGTTCGCTAAAGGTCAGGATAAGTTCGAGATCAAGGCAGCTGCGTTTGAGGGCAAGTACCTCGCAGCTAATCAGATCGACGTACTGGCAAGTCTGCCGACCCGTGACGAAGCAATTTCTCAGCTGATGAGCGTGATTCAAGGCGCTACCAGCAAATTGGCTCGTACTCTGGCGGCCCTTCGCGACCAGAAAGAAGCTGCTGCAGCCTAAGGCTGAGCTACTCCTTTCAGCGTTTATTGTTTTTTTCGATGGCCGCGTAGGCTGTCACCCCAATACAGGAATTTATAGTCATGTCTCTGACTAACGACCAAATCATCGAAGCAATCGGCGAAAAATCCGTT is a window of Pseudomonas taetrolens DNA encoding:
- the rplA gene encoding 50S ribosomal protein L1, with amino-acid sequence MAKLTKRQKAIAGKIEAGKSYNFVDAAALLAELSTVKFSESFDIAVNLGVDPRKSDQVVRSATVLPHGTGKTVRVAVFTQGPAAEAALAAGADRVGMDDLAAEMKGGDLNYDVVIASPDAMRVVGQLGQILGPRGLMPNPKVGTVTPDVATAVKNAKAGQVRYRTDKNGIIHTSVGKIGFDAVKLKENVEALIADLKRIKPASSKGIYVKRVTLSTTMGPGLVIDQGSLDA
- the rplK gene encoding 50S ribosomal protein L11, whose amino-acid sequence is MAKKITAYIKLQVKAAQANPSPPVGPALGQHGVNIMEFCKAFNARTQGIEPGLPTPVIITVYSDRSFTFETKSTPAAVLLKKAAGLTSGSARPNTVKVGTITRAQLEEIAKTKNADLTAADMDAAVRTIAGSARSMGLNVEGV
- the rplJ gene encoding 50S ribosomal protein L10 encodes the protein MAIKLEDKKAIVAEVNEAAKVALSAVVADARGVTVSAMTGLRKEAREAGVYVRVVRNTLLKRAVADTDYSVLNDVFTGPTLIAFSNEHPGAAARLFKEFAKGQDKFEIKAAAFEGKYLAANQIDVLASLPTRDEAISQLMSVIQGATSKLARTLAALRDQKEAAAA
- the nusG gene encoding transcription termination/antitermination protein NusG; this translates as MAKRWYVVHAYSGYEKHVMRSLIERIKLAGMEDGFGEILVPTEEVVEMRNGQKRKSERKFFPGYVLVQMDMSEGTWHLVKDTPRVMGFIGGTADKPAPITDKEAEAILRRVADGSDKPKPKTLFEPGEVVRVTDGPFADFNGTVEEVNYEKSRIQVAVLIFGRSTPVELEFSQVEKV
- the secE gene encoding preprotein translocase subunit SecE, with translation MTPKAEVQGSRFDLLKWLVVVALVVVGVVGNQYYSGSPILYRVIALLVIAAVAAYVGLQTAKGKSFSVLVKEARTEIRKVVWPTRQETTQTTLIVVAVVLVMALLLWGLDSLLGWLVSLIVG